One stretch of Aquimarina sp. Aq107 DNA includes these proteins:
- a CDS encoding glutaminase, with product MQYQKILDTIQEELSNKQNNGKVASYIPELAKVDPNKFGMHLYCINSGHYGFGNEQEQFSIQSISKVFSLTLAMSLLDDELFERVDVEPSGDPFNSLVQLEYENGIPRNPLINSGALVIADVLVSTLENPKKQLLEFIHEIAGNVTIDVNSKVFNSEMKYSHRNASLLHLMKSFGNIKNDIETVLDLYIYQCSIAMSCKELATAFMVYANSGRTLFGEKQVISERKTKRINAIMQTCGFYDEAGEFSFRVGLPGKSGVGGGIAAIHPGQYAVTTWSPPLNPKGNSELGMYALERLTTLTGFSIF from the coding sequence ATGCAGTACCAAAAAATTCTTGACACCATCCAAGAAGAATTATCGAATAAACAAAATAATGGTAAAGTTGCCTCCTATATTCCTGAATTAGCTAAAGTGGATCCAAATAAATTTGGAATGCACTTATATTGTATTAACTCTGGTCATTATGGTTTTGGAAATGAACAAGAACAATTTTCTATTCAAAGTATATCTAAGGTATTTTCTTTAACACTAGCGATGTCTTTATTAGACGATGAGTTGTTTGAACGAGTAGATGTGGAACCTTCTGGAGATCCTTTTAATTCTTTAGTACAATTAGAGTACGAAAACGGAATACCCAGAAACCCTTTAATTAATTCGGGTGCTCTTGTTATTGCTGATGTTTTAGTTTCGACGCTAGAAAATCCCAAGAAACAGCTTTTAGAATTTATTCATGAAATCGCGGGGAATGTAACTATTGATGTTAACTCAAAAGTTTTTAATTCTGAAATGAAATATAGTCATAGAAATGCTTCTCTACTGCATTTGATGAAATCTTTTGGTAATATCAAAAACGACATAGAAACTGTATTAGATTTATATATTTACCAATGTTCTATAGCTATGTCTTGTAAAGAATTAGCAACCGCTTTTATGGTTTATGCAAATTCTGGAAGGACTCTATTTGGTGAAAAACAAGTTATCTCTGAAAGAAAAACAAAACGTATTAATGCTATTATGCAAACTTGCGGTTTTTATGATGAAGCAGGAGAGTTTAGTTTTAGAGTAGGTTTACCTGGTAAAAGTGGAGTTGGAGGTGGAATTGCGGCTATTCATCCAGGTCAATATGCCGTTACAACTTGGAGCCCTCCATTAAATCCTAAAGGAAATTCTGAATTAGGAATGTATGCATTAGAAAGATTAACTACTTTGACTGGGTTTTCTATTTTTTAA